A DNA window from Engystomops pustulosus chromosome 10, aEngPut4.maternal, whole genome shotgun sequence contains the following coding sequences:
- the ASB14 gene encoding ankyrin repeat and SOCS box protein 14 isoform X2, with protein MDLSAFSDDLDDDIAAQYVIHQSLQEVYKKDSIAETTENISMYSTSPEHEKIVAAIRVGDEQTLDKLCEQQSAFQEADERGWTPLHEAAAQREKTILEKTFKATSYNVWEQETVKGETPLFVAVDHNRLDNLSFLLANSCDPDAKNDVEESPLVKAIRHGSYDIASLLLRHNANVNLACADNRTALHEAAKLGRKDIAGLLLRAGADPDYTSNFGFTPLALAAQNGHTEVMELLIQKGASVLAQASDSASILFEAAAAGNPDAVSLLLEYGADANIPKHSGHLPIHRAAYRGHLLALRTLIPVTDIGAIRRSGISPVHSAAAGGHPECLNLLLRSGFDVNFMLAQRVRKGYDDERKSALYFAVSNSDITSAKLLLDAGALPNQDPVNCLQFCEVITLTWLRHLSGNVVRVMLDYTDHVQFCSKLRETLMKQNLWPEIHSISTNPRSLKHLCRLKIRKCMGKLHLRCPVFMSFLPLPGRLKDYILYKEYDLYGQGNFVRNW; from the exons ATGGATTTATCTGCATTCAGCGATGATCTGGATGatgatattgcagctcagtatgtTATACATCAAAGTCTTCAAGAAGTCTACAAGAAGGATTCTATTGCGGAAACCACAGAAAACATCAG caTGTATTCCACAAGTCCTGAACATGAAAAGATTGTAGCAGCCATTCGTGTTG GCGATGAACAGACCTTGGATAAGCTGTGCGAGCAGCAGTCTGCGTTTCAGGAGGCCGATGAAAGAGGCTGGACTCCGCTACATGAGGCGGCCGCTCAGAGAGAGAAAACCATCCTGGAAAAGACATTCAAAG CCACTAGTTATAACGTTTGGGAACAGGAGACCGTGAAAGGTGAAACCCCCCTGTTTGTAGCTGTTGACCACAATAGACTAGACAATCTCAGCTTCTTGTTGGCAAATAGCTGTGATCCCGATGCCAAAAATGATGTAGAAGAATCTCCACTGGTTAAAG CAATACGTCACGGATCTTATGATATCGCATCACTTTTACTGCGCCATAATGCAAATGTAAATTTAGCATGTGCCGATAACCGGACTGCTCTACATGAGGCCGCGAAACTGGGGCGCAAAGACATTGCAGGACTTCTACTCCGTGCAGGAGCTGACCCCGACTATACTAGTAATTTTGGGTTTACTCCATTGGCACTGGCTGCACAGAATGGACATACCGAGGTGATGGAGTTACTCATCCAAAAAG GAGCCAGTGTTCTGGCACAAGCGTCTGACTCGGCATCTATACTATTTGAAGCGGCTGCTGCTGGTAATCCGGATGCCGTATCTCTGCTCTTGGAGTACGGAGCAGATGCCAATATACCAAAACACTCTGGTCACTTACCCATACACAGGGCGGCATACCGAGGGCATCTCTT GGCTTTACGGACACTGATCCCAGTTACTGACATTGGTGCAATCAGACGAAGTGGCATCAGTCCGGTGCACTCAGCCGCGGCAGGAGGACATCCCGAATGCCTGAATCTTCTCCTCAGATCTGGCTTTGATGTAAATTTCATGTTGGCTCAAAGGGTCCGTAAAGGTTATGACGACGAGCGAAAGTCGGCCTTGTACTTTGCAGTTTCCAACAGTGATATCACTTCTGCTAAACTTCTCCTAGATGCTGGAGCTCTTCCCAACCAAGACCCAGTTAACTGCTTACAG TTCTGCGAGGTCATCACTCTGACGTGGCTCCGACACCTCTCCGGGAATGTTGTTCGGGTCATGCTGGACTACACTGACCATGTGCAGTTTTGCTCTAAGCTGAGGGAAACTCTGATGAAGCAGAATCTCTGGCCTGAGATTCACTCCATCTCAA CAAATCCACGCTCCCTGAAACACCTGTGTCGCCTAAAGATCCGGAAGTGTATGGGGAAGCTGCACCTGCGCTGTCCAGTCTTTATGTCATTTCTGCCTCTACCCGGCCGCTTAAAAGACTACATCCTGTACAAGGAATACGACCTGTACGGACAAGGGAACTTTGTACGGAACTGGTAA
- the ASB14 gene encoding ankyrin repeat and SOCS box protein 14 isoform X1, translated as MDLSAFSDDLDDDIAAQYVIHQSLQEVYKKDSIAETTENISMYSTSPEHEKIVAAIRVGDEQTLDKLCEQQSAFQEADERGWTPLHEAAAQREKTILEKTFKATSYNVWEQETVKGETPLFVAVDHNRLDNLSFLLANSCDPDAKNDVEESPLVKAIRHGSYDIASLLLRHNANVNLACADNRTALHEAAKLGRKDIAGLLLRAGADPDYTSNFGFTPLALAAQNGHTEVMELLIQKGASVLAQASDSASILFEAAAAGNPDAVSLLLEYGADANIPKHSGHLPIHRAAYRGHLLALRTLIPVTDIGAIRRSGISPVHSAAAGGHPECLNLLLRSGFDVNFMLAQRVRKGYDDERKSALYFAVSNSDITSAKLLLDAGALPNQDPVNCLQVALRMGNYELVNLLLRHGSNVNYICRVNPLHFPSALQYALKDEVMLRMLLNFGYDVYKCFECPHGNNVHSILGYEGWTSTIIKDTMFCEVITLTWLRHLSGNVVRVMLDYTDHVQFCSKLRETLMKQNLWPEIHSISTNPRSLKHLCRLKIRKCMGKLHLRCPVFMSFLPLPGRLKDYILYKEYDLYGQGNFVRNW; from the exons ATGGATTTATCTGCATTCAGCGATGATCTGGATGatgatattgcagctcagtatgtTATACATCAAAGTCTTCAAGAAGTCTACAAGAAGGATTCTATTGCGGAAACCACAGAAAACATCAG caTGTATTCCACAAGTCCTGAACATGAAAAGATTGTAGCAGCCATTCGTGTTG GCGATGAACAGACCTTGGATAAGCTGTGCGAGCAGCAGTCTGCGTTTCAGGAGGCCGATGAAAGAGGCTGGACTCCGCTACATGAGGCGGCCGCTCAGAGAGAGAAAACCATCCTGGAAAAGACATTCAAAG CCACTAGTTATAACGTTTGGGAACAGGAGACCGTGAAAGGTGAAACCCCCCTGTTTGTAGCTGTTGACCACAATAGACTAGACAATCTCAGCTTCTTGTTGGCAAATAGCTGTGATCCCGATGCCAAAAATGATGTAGAAGAATCTCCACTGGTTAAAG CAATACGTCACGGATCTTATGATATCGCATCACTTTTACTGCGCCATAATGCAAATGTAAATTTAGCATGTGCCGATAACCGGACTGCTCTACATGAGGCCGCGAAACTGGGGCGCAAAGACATTGCAGGACTTCTACTCCGTGCAGGAGCTGACCCCGACTATACTAGTAATTTTGGGTTTACTCCATTGGCACTGGCTGCACAGAATGGACATACCGAGGTGATGGAGTTACTCATCCAAAAAG GAGCCAGTGTTCTGGCACAAGCGTCTGACTCGGCATCTATACTATTTGAAGCGGCTGCTGCTGGTAATCCGGATGCCGTATCTCTGCTCTTGGAGTACGGAGCAGATGCCAATATACCAAAACACTCTGGTCACTTACCCATACACAGGGCGGCATACCGAGGGCATCTCTT GGCTTTACGGACACTGATCCCAGTTACTGACATTGGTGCAATCAGACGAAGTGGCATCAGTCCGGTGCACTCAGCCGCGGCAGGAGGACATCCCGAATGCCTGAATCTTCTCCTCAGATCTGGCTTTGATGTAAATTTCATGTTGGCTCAAAGGGTCCGTAAAGGTTATGACGACGAGCGAAAGTCGGCCTTGTACTTTGCAGTTTCCAACAGTGATATCACTTCTGCTAAACTTCTCCTAGATGCTGGAGCTCTTCCCAACCAAGACCCAGTTAACTGCTTACAGGTAGCACTAAGAATGGGCAACTACGAACTGGTTAACTTGCTTCTCCGCCATGGGTCCAATGTCAACTACATCTGCAGAGTCAACCCTTTGCACTTCCCCTCAGCCCTGCAGTATGCTCTCAAGGATGAGGTCATGCTTAGGATGTTACTGAACTTTGGATATGATGTCTATAAGTGCTTCGAGTGTCCGCATGGGAATAATGTACATTCTATACTTGGCTATGAAGGATGGACTTCCACCATCATCAAAGATACTATG TTCTGCGAGGTCATCACTCTGACGTGGCTCCGACACCTCTCCGGGAATGTTGTTCGGGTCATGCTGGACTACACTGACCATGTGCAGTTTTGCTCTAAGCTGAGGGAAACTCTGATGAAGCAGAATCTCTGGCCTGAGATTCACTCCATCTCAA CAAATCCACGCTCCCTGAAACACCTGTGTCGCCTAAAGATCCGGAAGTGTATGGGGAAGCTGCACCTGCGCTGTCCAGTCTTTATGTCATTTCTGCCTCTACCCGGCCGCTTAAAAGACTACATCCTGTACAAGGAATACGACCTGTACGGACAAGGGAACTTTGTACGGAACTGGTAA